The genomic region gaaatgatgatggagaTAAGACTTGCGGATGAGAAGAACTTGTCAGAACTGGAAAGGCAAAACAACATCACCGGAGTCACTGTAAAGATGATTCAAGACTTAGGTTTGTTGATCAAATGAAGAATTGATTCTGCAAAATTATGCAGTAAAACTCGAATAGCTTGAGATACAAGAAACACAGAGAAATCAGAGTTATACTTAGTATTAGTGAATTATAGACTCATTACTCAATACTATTTTGTTGTGTATTTGACTCACACTAGCTTATGCTATTTATATTACTTAAGTGATCTCTCCTAAGTTATTATGCTCTACACCTCTAGGGGTGGCAgtggggcgggtaggggcgggttttaGCCCTACCCGACCTATTCTTGATCACTTTccacatcttcatcatcattaaaggtttgaagatcaagatttAAACCTAAAAATCAAAAGAGATagcaattaataaaataattactataatgtaaaaaattaacataaatgaaTATTAAGTAATATGTCACATTTATTCCCTAAAGCTGCCCAcagccaactttggccacacaTTAAAGCTTCAATTATGCTTTCTTTGAGCTTTCCGCGATGAGGAGAAATCACACGACCACTTGTACTAAAAgcagattcagaagcaacagtgGATACCGGAATGGCATATATATCCTTGGCTATTTTTGCCAAAACTTTAAATTTCATTTGATTGTTCTTCCACCATTTCAAAACATTAAAGTTAGGATCATTTGGAGGATGAATGTCCTCCTCAAGATAATGATCAAACTCAACATTCACACATAAACCCCTTGTCATCTTTCTTCTTTTAAGATACACCATATAATCATCACCCCCAAATACGCTTGTATTTCCACTTTCATCAACTTCTTTTGTACCAACATGTGACACATCAGAACTCATTTTTGCAACTTCCACGAACTATCGATATAGTGAGCTGTGACAACCATGTAACCTTTTTCTTGATTGGAAGTCCACATGTCGCTAGTTATTGCAACTCTGCTATCATTTTCATCTAGTTGAAGAGTTAGCTTCAGCTTCTCATCCCCAAACATCTTCAAGATGTCTTTCCTAACCGTGTTGCGACTAGGCATTTTAAATGTTGATTGCATTGATGCAACCAATCGCCTCAGTCCATGGTGGTCACACAACTCAAAGGATACTCATGCAGGATAATCATTTCGGCGACACACTTTCTTGTCTTTGAAGGATCAAACACAAAGCCATCTTCATTTACTTTTTGCACATGTGCTTGTTTTGCTAGTGATTCAACAATTGATGATTGCCTTGAGTTCATCACTTTTATTCTTTTACAGTAGCGGTCCACATGGTTTCTCAATGACTTAGTACCATTCTTCGGATTTGCACTAAGTACACTCTTGCAAAATTTGCATTTTGCCTTCCATTCACCTTCAACTTTAAAACGATCAAAATACTCCCAATAAGCACTCTTAACATTAGCCTTATTGTCACCTTCAACAGGATTTGATCCTTCTGGATTTGAGGTATTATTATCCGTTGGTTGTGGAGTTTCTGAAGTTGGATTAGCATTACTCTGAACTTCAACTTCAATATCGGTAGGAAAATTATTGCTTTGTGTGTCTTCTCTAGCATTACTAGCCATGAAATTATCTTAACAAACCTATATTGAAACTACCTatatcaataaaattaaaattactaagggtataaaattaacataaatcCAACCAATGAATGCATAAAGATCAGAATGCATAAGTGAAATAGTAGAGAATTGGAAGTTTAAGCCACTAAGATAAGTAAACACAAAGTGAAGTACACTAAAAATCATAATAAACCACATAAACCACTTGACATAGTCATTGAACTATGCAGCAGGCAACCATAACCAGAACCAaagcaaaatatttttttttccttaaagCACAATAGTTGAATGAAGAAGATATAGCTTTATAAAATTTCCACATGAAATGCAAACAAGATCAGTTCATTTCAATTAAGCATACAAGATTTTTCATGCAAAGTAAGAAAGGGAAGAGCCATAACATGTATCTTGAGGGACAGAGATATGCAATACAAATATTGCTATTGTTTAATATTTAGCATTAGCTTTAAACTCTAGAAATTCCAACCGCTAAGTAATTCATGGAGAATAGTAGCAATTTACTTTTAAGGATGCAATACATTTTCTTTTCATCGATTTGATATCCTTTACTTATTCTGGTGAGCTTAATCTCGAAAAGCAGCAAGTGTTAATGCAGTGGAAAAATgagttttcttttgctttttgggTACAACATAAAGAAAAGGACAAAAGCTTAAATCTTAGAAACCTCAACACCTATCTCATCCACCAATAGTTGTAGTCCATAATAATGAGGTGCATGTCTATATGCTTCCAAATTTTTGCAATATCATAATGCTTAGCACAAAACTCAGCAAGTTAGTCAGAATAAGCATGCATTGTCTTCACCATAGGTATGCTCTAAAATCAACTTTCAGGGGAGTTGCCATCAAAGTGGGAATTAGATGCATCAAGTTTTATAAAGCTATGGTTAATCATTAACCAACCACAAATTAAATAGATCaaactttttaaatatttaaattagaaatatatgAAGTTCTTTGGTTACAATAAgcaaaaaaatagaagagaaaacaCCACTCTTATATTAAAATTGGATCTGTTTACATTTATAGCTGTAAATGCTTGAGAGGTACAAATAAATTGAAAATTTAGAACTGTAAATGCTTGAGAGGTacaaataaattgaaattttagAAATGTCTATACTGTATCTTATAGTATCACATAATGTCTCATATCATATCTTAAAATATTACATTATCAGTTTATCTCTTAGGATTCATGTTTATATTTTCCTTATACTTCAGATTTGTTTCTTCATCTAAATAAGATTTGATTTTGTAATATTATTATAAATAGGGAATAGTgctttgtattttgtttttgtaTCATAGCACAACATACTCAATTTGACCCACACCTATATATTTTTATACTACTGATAGTCTTaattctctcttctatttttccgTTACTGCCTAAAGTCCATAATCTGAATATGGCATTACAATGGTGTTATCTTTTGTGGTTTATGTGACTATTATGCTAGAGTTTCATATAAATTGATATACAATATTTAAATTCATCACTGGGCAGTAGGCACATCAAAAAGgctcaaattaaaattaacaagcaAACAGGGAATACAGTAAAAACTCTAAGTCTCTAACTAGTTAAACTCTAACTAAAActatgaaattaaaattaattaaagctACAGATACTGTGAAGGCAATCTCTAGGAGAGCAGCGCAGAGACAGCAAACAGGGAAACTTACCACTTGGAGGAAGACGATGAGAAAGACGGGTTCACTCAGTAGCTTTGGTAGTGCAGCAAGGAGCCAATGATGAGTGAATTTGAGGGTTCAGCAAGGCGACGACACGGCACCAAACCCCTATACACCTCCCTCCAACTAAGGGTTGGAGCATGTAAAATCCTTAGTTTGTAAACCAAATTATCAAATACAATGATTAATAGGGGCTTGGTGAGAATCTGTAACTTGTGAATGAGAAGCAATGTGAACTATTTTAACCAATCCTTTGCTAACTTTATTTCTAACATAGTGTAAGTCAACTTCAAAATATTTGCTGCGACTATGTAAAATTGGATTCTCATATAGCAACATAGCCTCAAGATTATCACAGTACATAATTGGAGCTGTTGGACATCTAACATTGAGCTTTCCAAGCAACTTTTGAACCCAAATAACCTCAACTATTACCTCTGTCAACCACCTGTAATCAACTTTTGTCGAAGATCTGCTTACGACTTATTGTTTTCTGATCTACTACTCTAGAAGATTGGATTCGGTCCTAACTATATGCTATAGTTATTAATGGATCTTCTATCATCCGCAGCTCAATTTGCATATGCAAAGGCAAACACTCTATAATCAGAACTCTTAGAGAATTGAAGGATTATGTTCACTAGTGTCCAATGATGTTGGAGAGGATTGTGCATAAACTAACTAACCCCATTGACATCATAAGCTATCTCAGGATGTATTAAAATTGCATGTTGAAAACCTCCTACTATTGATCTGTACAAAGTAGAATTCTCAAAAATGTCACTTCCTTGGACAGTAAGTTTGAATGAAGGTAGCATTGAAGTAGGGACAGAATTGGACATATTCATCCAGCCTTTTTTCAGAAGATCATAAACATTTTTTTTGAGTGACATAAAGGCATCCATTATCTATGAAGTGAAATTATAAACCAAGAACCTAAGTCTTTAAGAGAgaaaattgaattcaatttagcAATAACACTTTCAATTACACTGTTATCACTACCTATGATGACTATGTCATCAACATaggtgatgcatgagcatctttcttatcttttctttgtaaatttacatgtgaaattgttaaattaaatcaaaatttagGTATTTTAAGCCaccatgaatgctactttgagttgtgcaaTCTGATTTATCATAGGTGGCATTCGGGCGAGTTTGGCAAAGTGCAAAGAGAATTCGTGGATGCTGTCAACATTGACCTCCTCACACTCCAACGaatataacttgagctatagagatccaattgatgcgattccagtggcattgaaaAGTCAACTTCCAAacctttctaacgatatataatagtctataatttTTCTCTGCCATGGTGGCGCCAAACGCCAGaaacctcaagtttggcgccagggaCCTCGTACAGCGTAAAAAGGTTGCTACCCAGGTGGCGCCAAATGCCAGAAACCCTAAGTTTGGCACTAGAAACGTGGCAATACGTGAGAGGCTTACATGAACGTGGCTTCAAACTTCACCTGACTCAAGTTTGGCACCAGAATGCTGATTGCGAAGGGTTTCAGCGTGATCTTCACAAAATCTTttgatttaatttagtttttaaaattagttttgaattaagaaaagatatttttaggttttagaaattatattttacattaattaggattagatataaaaggagaagatATCTTGGCCTAGGGCTTCTCCTCCTCTTCCACACTTTTCAGAATTACACGCTTTTCTCTGCTAGAATTTTTTcgcaccatgagcaactaaacctcctatgatggattaataattattattttctacTTCTGATTTATGTATTGATTTATATTCAAGAAtcagtttcgttcttcatcctacggATTAGAgtgtattggaaaataactctCTTCTAAATTGAATTCTTGTTGAAACTTGAAAAAGTTATCTCACCTGAATAACAACTTGAAACTGAATTCTCATAACTCTctaattatctgaatttaatgtgatacgtgacatataatcatatCATCTTTGGATCTTTAGGGTTTTGTGTAGCTTATGAACTAGGGTTTGAACCTAAACCCTCTAATTAGATTAAGTGATCAAGAAATTGGCAGTTAATTGAGTTAGAAGATGATTAaatgaccaaggaattggaatctaATCACTTAAAGTTTGCTATGAATTGAATCTTTTGCATAATCAAGGTAGTTGACAAGAATTGTTAATCGGAAAATCTcaacatctccaaaaccttaactcTTTTCTCATATAATTCTCACAACCAatttactgtttgctttcttaaattctctgaattactgtttaatgcaatttgaactCAAAACACTCCAttttgcttgtctaactaagtaaatcactcaacattgttgcttgatccatcaatcctcgtgagatcgaccctcactcacctgaggtattatttggtacgacccgatgcacttgccagtTCAGTTGTGGTATTCTAAATTCCGCACCAATAGGCCAACATGTAAATAGTAAAGGCAGAAGaaattctaacaaaaaaaaagtatCAGTCTTTGAATTTGAGAAACCAAGAGTAAGCAAAGTAAATTGAAGTTTTAGAAACCAAGCTCGTTTTAGGTCATAAATGGCCTTGTCAAGTTTACACACCATACCATTAGTACCTGAATAAAAGCCAAAGAGAGGAATCATATACACATGCTTAGTGAGGTCCCCACTAAGAAATTCGTTATTAAAGTCAAATTGCCGCAAGCATCAACCTTTTGAAATGGATAAGGATAAAATGATTTTGATGGTAGTGGGTCTAATTACAGGACTAAAGATCTATGTATAGTCTATACGCTCTATTTGATGGCATTCTTTTGCAATATGCCTGATCTTGTATTTCTTAATTGAGTTATCTCGGCCATGCTTAATTACAAACACCCTTTGCATCATATGATAGGTGCATTTTGTGGTGGGTGAACAAAATGCCATGTTTTGTTTGCCAATAATGTAGCATGTTCTTTCTTCATGGCCTACAACCAATGAGGAGTTTTCATGACTTGAGAGACAGTCTTAGGAACACTATTCACTAAATCTAAACTATTTTAAGCAAGTGACCATGGAATAAGTATTAGTAGTAGAGTAATCAGTATTAGTTGATGGATTTAGAAGATGAATTTCAATTCCTGAAATAGGAATAGAGGTAGGAGGTGAAGTAGGTAAATTTTGTTTTGCTTGATAAGGAATATATGGTTTTGACGAAATATAAATAGTGACCATTGTGTTGTGTATTTGGCTCAAACAACTAGCTTATGCTATTTATAGTACTTACGTGACTTCTCCTAACAAGTCATTATTCTCACTACAAGAAACATGGAACATAGCAGCGGAAACTTGCCTACCGTTTTTCTAACTGCTGCAAATTGCCAAGATAGCTGCGATTGACATCTGAGCTCTTCAATATGATGCAGAATCGGATGGATTAGCATCGATTTCATAAAGAACCACCGCTAACCCAAACACTTTATCATAATTGGTCGTTGTGTTAATAACATAAGATTAGAGAACCCAAAATCAAGAAAAATAGAAACCCGTAAAAGGAGAGTGAAAGCGTATGAACCCCTGTTCTCTGCTCCACCGTGCCCCGCTGTGTCACCGTGGAGTCGCGTGGCTGCCAACCCATCCTCCTCTCACTACCATTGACCTTTTTCCCTCTATTCTACAGTGCGTGAAACCCCCTAATCCCTCCTCCACAGTGTGCGAAACCCATGTGCTGTCGTGGAATCGCGTGGCTGCCCAGACATCCTCTTCTCACCGTCGTCGACCTTTTCTCTCTCCTCTACTGTGCGTGAAACCTTTACTCCCTCCTCCATCGTGTGCGATCTGAGCTATCGCCGCCTCTCCCCTGTCACTAGTTCATTCTTCcatctaaattttaattatcctattttcattaaaattttctatATCTTCGTAGTTTAGATTATGCTTTTAGGTTAATTTGATTTAGATTTTGTCTATATCTTTTATTAATTCAGGTTAATTGTAGCTATTTAGAGTTAAAGAATTTGAAGatattactattttaatttattatgtgtttTATATTGAGTTTTTTACTTTGAGTAAATAAATATGAATAATTAACGATTGTTTAATGGTTTGTTTATCTTTGTTGGATCTTTGATTGATTCAATTTCAATAATACTTGATAATCAATGGAACTATAAGAAAAAGTAATTCTTTGATTATTAGAAGAAATGAAGAATGCTTGAGCTAGAGATTTATCGTTAATGATTGAATTTTGATTCTGTAATCTGAGTTTGAGGATAATAAATGATGATAAGAGGTTGAGTAATCTTGAACGTTAATGTTTGTTTTTTTAGTCGATGATGGTATAAGTTTGAGTTGCTGAATTTGATTTCTAAGATTTGGAACCTGGGAATTTTAGAATCAAACTATACTAGAGATATATCTTGGATCAATAACACTGCTAGATGAGCTATATCCTGAACCTAGCATTATGCTTCCTACGTTATAGTTAATAGAAGAAATACACTTATGTGTTTAACACATGGATTTGGACTATagctttatattatttaattagcaTGCTATTATTTTCTTATAAAGAATTTGTTGTTAactattttatctattattaAGATATAAATCACGACTGGGATGACCAAATGAAAATATTTGTATGATTCTAAAACTTTAATTAATGTATATGTATATTTAAAAAGCTTTATGATTATTAAAGACACCAAGTCCTTGTACTACTTCAATTAATATGTTATTAGAGAAACCAACTCCTTATACTGTTTCAATTTTGTAtaggataaaatttaaaaattaaaaagattatcAAGTGTCATGTTTTGGGGTGGCAAGTGAGAAAGCCCGCTTTGTTCTGCCAAAAGCCCGTCTTTTGGTGGACTAGCTCGTCCCACCCTGTTTAGTGAGACAGTCCTAAAATCCCACACCGCTTCGTCTAACCGCGGGCTGGTAGGTTCAACCCgccaaattttctattttttttactattaactattaaataatatatatattttacaatcattttaataaatttataatttctaaaaacataaaaaaatataatttttatattcacaaacaaaccatattaataaatttataatttctaatggcataaaaaattataatttttatattcacaaacattaaagtttttgtaattataaatattgtctccaaagcaaaataaacataatccaaaatataattataaatattgtctccaaaacAAAATGAACATAATCCAagacactcaattttcatcttcattctcttgtaagttgggtggggagaagttggattttggcaaaaaaattgtaaaaatcaCCCCTTGCCAAAAAAAACACTAAACCCGGCGGGGGCCCCAtcccgccccgccaaagcccgccaAATCctgcggtttaagcggtgcgagTTAGGCGgacttttgctatttggcggtcccaatttttcaGCTCGATCTGCCTTTTTTGACGGGTTATGCGGGCCGGCTCagcgggtttaggcccgtttgccacccctacatATGTTTCCCTAacttttattcttcttattttttttttatttttcaaggaagattttctttttcctttcatttttttggCTTTGAAACCAGCAATTCTTTCTTCCATTAATTTGTTTAGAAAGTGCAAAATTTTTCAATGAGTAAGCAACCTTTTCAATACCTTTCGTATGCTACATATTATCTGGGATGCAAGTAATTATGTGTCTGTTTTCTTTTTATGCTATTCTCTCGCTCTCTCTGTAGGATTACTCGTAAGAAATCATCAAATTTATTAATTGATTACTCTCCCATTACTTAATTGTGatcaaatataattatttattttgacacATAGCCCAAATTTAACAAGTTTATTTCTCTcccattttatttttaaaaggatatatatatatatcatttgttgcaacctttttttttattttgcctgGTAGTTTGactttattaattatatatttttgtgtgtgctattttattaaattagatattgATAAAAGTTGGATTTCAAAGCCACGAGATAGTGCAGAATATAGGGATGGTTTGAATTGATTCCTAGACTTTGCATTTGCTAATGCATCATCTGATGGGATGATACATTGTCCATATTCTTTGTGAGGTTTTTGGTTTTTCAAAACTAGAGAGAATGCGTACGATCATCTGCTGATAAAACCCTTCCCCCCTAGTTATACATTTTGGTTACATCACGGTGAGAAGATCGTAGAAGAGAGCTCCAGCAGTAGACAAGAATTAAAACCCATTAGAAACTCAGAAGATCCAATGCGTGACATAGTTCATGGGGTATTCAACTTTCCAGTACTACATGGTGATGATGAAGATTCAATGAATGAACATGTTGGAGACAGTGCGGAGGAGTTACTGTACTTATTTGAAGAACCTAGTCGCAAGGCTCATAGTTTTCATTACCAACTTGAAGATGGCAAGCAGAAATTATATTCGGGATGCTCAAGATTCTCGAATCTGTCTGTGAGGCTTTATCATATAAAGTGTATGTATTGAGTGAGAAATAAGGCACTCAGTTTGATTTTAGAGTTATTGGGGGACGCCTTTCAGCATGCAAAGATTTCGAATACATTGTACAATGCCATGATGATCATAAGAAAACTCGGTATTGCGTACAAGAAGATAAATGCATGTCCAAATGACTGCATACTATACTAGGGTTACGACCAAGACCTGTCTAGATGCAAACGATGTGGGACATCAAGATGGAAGCAAAAGACCAGGAAGAATTCTATAGTAAAGATCAACGTGGTTGTCAAAAAAAAATGGGAAATCTCAAGCGGCGAATATTGTTCATGACTTTCCTCTTATTTCACGATTGCAGTGATTATTCATGTCCAGCAAGACATCCGTGGATGTGCTGTGGCATAAGAAAGGTACTAATTCTGATAGTTCTTTAAAGCATCCTAAGGACAGTGAGACCTAGAAAACATTTGACAGAAGATATGTTGACTTTTCTGGCGATTTGCACAGTGTTCACTTAGCCTTGATTATGGTTgctgattttttatttattttacatagATAATACTATTGTGCAGTAATTCATTGCATTGTTTATGCTGTTGTTATTTTGATGTAACAGGGTTAATAACTTGAAacaatttattcttttattaatgttGTTTGAATCAATTGCAAGAAGGTGATGACCCTGCATCTTGATATTAGGAATTTAAAATGTCTAGGATAGGTCGTTTCATAAAAAAGTTAAAATTACAAACAACACATCAACAGCCTCAAACAATAGCCCTTGTGGCTTCAACCTCCCACCATGATGACTCTCTAATTCCCCCGCATAGTGGTGATGCTATCCCTGAAACTACATCTCTATGCCTATTCCGTCCATCCGATAGTGAACCAAAGAAAATTTGCGGCGGTTGGTAATCgccgaaatttttttaaaaaaattagccgATTTGGATTGTGGCGGTTTGTGTCCGTCACAAAACATGAGGTTAATCCTATAGTTGTGGTTGCTAACTGCCTCAATATAATCTGATGCAATATATATGATTAGCTGTGATTATACCAACAGTTGTTGATAACTGATGCAAAATATATTACTCGCGTTACAAACCGCTGAAATTGGGTTTTGTGACAATTTTAAACTGGCACAAATAGTAAATAATCCACCGAAATTTCCTGTATTTCTTATAGTGTCTCGACCATCACAATAGCGATGACGAGGCAGTGGGCAACAGTGAGGCATGACCAagaggcaagaaattaaagaagctaACAACGCAataagaagaaagagaagggaaCAACACTGACAGGGTTGCATGCTACAAAGAGATTGACGAGGGCTAGCAAAGAAGAGAATAGGCAACTCGATGTTAAACTAGCTAGGATTGGGTTCaaaattttggtttttttttttaatttcaaaaatcttttaaataggaaattaaaaatCGCAATTGTCTAACCAAATTTTTTATCGGTTTTATGTAAATAAATTTTGTATATGAATCGAACGGAATCAGATTGAGAAGTCGATTCCCTATTAATTAGATCAAACTAATAGATCCAATTCAATTTTTAGAACATATAGAATTATCcttgttttaaaaaatatatattttatttattatcattatttttaacTATCATACAAATACTTATTTGATTACCAAAAAATACTTCTAATAAGGAGAACGAGGATATTTTTTCCTCCAAATATGTATTTCACACCAACTAAATTCttataaaaataaacaaacaatTCAAACGATAGGATCAAATAAAGCACGATTTGATGGTGAAATGCATGTAGAAAAAATAAATCCTCTTCTTCCCTTAAAATACAAGTGTATGTTTTTCCTCATTAATTAATAGACAAGCGAAGACTTTTTCTTAACACATTAAGAACTTATTCACATACAAAAATATATGACATAACAATAATCTTCCACTTcctaagaaaattaaattaaagatacAACAAACTTTAACTAATTAAATTCCACTTCTTTGTTAATTTTGGCAATAAGGTAAAGAGGATTCTTCTTGTGTTGTGTTATTCCCGGCAACATTTGAGTATCAATATCTTCTATTTTCATACCTTCCGGAAGTTCCCAATCAAAGGAGTAAAGAAGATTAGCAAGAATAAGATCAAGTGAAGCAAGTCCCATATGCATACCTGGACAAATTCTTCGACCAGCACCAAATGGAATCAACTCAAAATGTTGTCCAAGAAAATCTATATCACTACCTAAGAATCTCTCAGGATAAAATTCATATGGGTCTTTCCAAGCTTCAGGATCTCTATGAATAGCCCAAGCATTCACATACACTATAGTCTTGCTTGGAATTTCGTACCCATTTATAATGcaagttttgtttgtttcttttggTACAAGTGGTACTGGTAAATGCAATCTTAAAGTTTCTTTCATCACAGCTTTAAAATAGATACACTTTTGAATATTTTCTTCTTCTAAGAAATCTTTTTGACCTCCAAAGTTTCTAATTTCTTCTTGAACTTTCTTCATTACTCTTGGATTTTTTATTAGTGCGGTCATAGCCCAAACTGTTGTGGCTGCAGTTGTATCCGTTCCTGCTACAAGTATATcctataaaagaaaattaaataaaattaacaaagtaAGTACATTTAATGAAAATGGCCCTTAAGCTTTTTTATAATTCTAAAGCTAAGAAAAAAGTACAAACCATAAACAGCGCTTTGATGTGATTAATAGTGAGGTCAAAGGAGAATGAACGTTGGTTCTTTAATTGAAGCAAGACATCAATGATATCTTCTCCGTTAGAAGAATCTCTATTAGGATCCATGTGTTCATCGATCACTTCTTGATAAAACTTATCCAACtccttgaaaattttattaagacGGGCATGCATTCCATTGAGTCGATCAATCCAACCCAAGAAAGGAATATAATCCGAAACAAAGAAGCCACCCAACATTGCTTGACATTCATTGAACAAATCATGGAACCTACTCCTTTCAACTCCTTCATCTTCATACCTTCTTCCAAAGGCAATCCTACAAATAATAGTGCTTGTTAGAGAAATTATCATTTCATTCAAATTTGTCACCTTTTTTGATGATGCATGGCTTGATATTTTCTTGATCCATTGCTTGACTTCAAATTTTCTTATTGAAGAAAAGCTTGTTACACGCCTAGAGCTAAGAACATGGGCTACACATATTTTTCTAGTTTCTCTCCAAAATTCATTGTATGGAGAAAAAGTTATCCCTAACCCATTGTAGGTTAATTTTTGCTGACCAATTAAGTTTGGTCTTCCGGCAAATTCACGGTCATGGTTTTTCAATGCTTCTTTGGCCAACTCAGGGGATGAAATAACAATTGCTTTCCTTAGACCTAATTGAAGGGAGAATATAGGGCCATATTTCTTTGAGAATTCAAATAGTTGAAGATAAAGGGAAGAATTATCTAATTGGTGAAGATTTCCAATTATTGGAAGCCCTCTAGGACCTGGTGGAAAGTCTTTTTTCTTGTTATGTGTTTGtttttggaagaagaagaagatgaacaaaGGAAGAGTTAGACATAAAATTAAGACAAGTGCTGATACCATGTTGTATGTGGCTGGCCTCAACGAGTGATGAGGAGAAGAGCATTATCATAGGGTTAGAATATTAGAAGATTAgaatatacataat from Arachis ipaensis cultivar K30076 chromosome B02, Araip1.1, whole genome shotgun sequence harbors:
- the LOC107625908 gene encoding cytochrome P450 83B1-like, coding for MVSALVLILCLTLPLFIFFFFQKQTHNKKKDFPPGPRGLPIIGNLHQLDNSSLYLQLFEFSKKYGPIFSLQLGLRKAIVISSPELAKEALKNHDREFAGRPNLIGQQKLTYNGLGITFSPYNEFWRETRKICVAHVLSSRRVTSFSSIRKFEVKQWIKKISSHASSKKVTNLNEMIISLTSTIICRIAFGRRYEDEGVERSRFHDLFNECQAMLGGFFVSDYIPFLGWIDRLNGMHARLNKIFKELDKFYQEVIDEHMDPNRDSSNGEDIIDVLLQLKNQRSFSFDLTINHIKALFMDILVAGTDTTAATTVWAMTALIKNPRVMKKVQEEIRNFGGQKDFLEEENIQKCIYFKAVMKETLRLHLPVPLVPKETNKTCIINGYEIPSKTIVYVNAWAIHRDPEAWKDPYEFYPERFLGSDIDFLGQHFELIPFGAGRRICPGMHMGLASLDLILANLLYSFDWELPEGMKIEDIDTQMLPGITQHKKNPLYLIAKINKEVEFN